The Leptospira sp. WS39.C2 genome contains a region encoding:
- the galE gene encoding UDP-glucose 4-epimerase GalE, with protein MRVLVTGGAGYIGSHIVLELMELGHEIIIVDDMEKGNEANLFPGNEFIKGEIQDPKILKQAFSKKIDAVFHFAAWKAAGESMTDPLKYTMNNLNGTFTLLNAMIEYGCQYIVFSSSAAVYGAPKYLPIDENHPLQPENYYGYTKLCIEENLEWFDKLKNLKSARLRYFNAAGYDPKGRIKGIEKTPANLLPIIMEAASGIRKGFEIYGNDYETEDGTCVRDYIHVSDLAKAHVLALDYIMSNHQSLTVNLGSESGYSVKEMADLSEKIVGKQIPHKTGPRRLGDPAKLLASSKKARELLNWKPMYSDAETLLASMWNLYKNL; from the coding sequence ATGAGAGTCCTCGTTACCGGGGGAGCCGGTTATATTGGAAGTCATATTGTCCTGGAACTGATGGAACTAGGACATGAAATCATCATTGTCGATGACATGGAAAAAGGAAACGAAGCCAATTTGTTTCCTGGAAATGAATTTATAAAAGGAGAAATCCAAGATCCAAAAATTCTAAAACAAGCATTTTCCAAAAAAATAGATGCCGTATTTCATTTTGCCGCTTGGAAAGCTGCAGGTGAATCTATGACAGATCCACTGAAATACACAATGAACAATTTGAATGGAACCTTTACTTTGTTAAATGCCATGATCGAGTACGGTTGCCAGTATATTGTATTTTCATCATCAGCTGCCGTATACGGTGCACCAAAATATTTGCCGATTGACGAAAACCATCCTTTACAACCAGAGAATTATTATGGTTATACCAAACTCTGTATTGAAGAAAATTTAGAGTGGTTTGACAAACTTAAAAATTTAAAGTCTGCACGACTTCGTTACTTCAATGCTGCTGGTTATGACCCAAAAGGAAGAATCAAAGGGATCGAAAAAACCCCAGCAAATTTACTTCCAATCATTATGGAAGCAGCATCTGGCATTCGAAAAGGTTTCGAAATTTATGGAAATGATTATGAAACAGAAGATGGTACTTGTGTTCGTGATTACATTCATGTAAGTGATTTAGCCAAAGCACATGTTTTAGCATTAGATTACATTATGTCGAATCATCAAAGTTTGACGGTAAATTTAGGATCAGAATCTGGTTATTCGGTAAAAGAAATGGCTGATCTTTCAGAAAAGATAGTTGGAAAACAAATTCCTCACAAAACAGGGCCAAGGCGACTTGGTGACCCAGCTAAATTACTTGCTTCCTCAAAAAAAGCTAGAGAACTTCTTAATTGGAAGCCGATGTATAGTGATGCAGAAACCTTACTTGCGAGTATGTGGAATTTATACAAAAACTTATAA
- the lpxA gene encoding acyl-ACP--UDP-N-acetylglucosamine O-acyltransferase produces the protein MKIHPTAIIDPKAELHESVEVGPFCIIEKDVKIGEGTVIESHAKILSGTRIGKFNKISSGGSFGGLPQDLAFKPETKTYLEIGDHNHFRENVIFHRGTVEGKATVIGNHNYLMGNVHIAHDVIVGDHNIMVQNTMLAGHVVIGDKVFISGSVGVHQFVKVADYAMLAGLTKVVKDVPPYATVDGHPALVVSLNVVGMKRAGISADVRLAIKRVYKIIYHSGLNTKQALVELKKDPNPAPEVQKIIQFFESSKRGVVDHRFVSGGSDEE, from the coding sequence ATGAAAATACACCCCACAGCCATCATCGATCCAAAAGCGGAATTACACGAATCCGTTGAAGTAGGTCCATTTTGTATCATTGAAAAGGATGTCAAAATTGGAGAGGGAACTGTCATCGAATCCCACGCAAAAATCCTTTCAGGGACCCGAATTGGTAAATTCAATAAAATTTCCTCTGGTGGCAGTTTCGGCGGATTACCTCAAGATTTGGCTTTCAAACCAGAAACCAAAACCTATTTGGAAATTGGGGACCACAATCATTTTAGAGAAAATGTTATTTTCCACAGGGGAACGGTAGAAGGCAAAGCAACTGTCATCGGAAATCATAATTATTTAATGGGGAATGTACATATTGCCCATGATGTGATTGTAGGTGACCATAATATAATGGTTCAAAATACTATGTTAGCTGGTCATGTTGTGATTGGAGACAAAGTATTTATTTCTGGATCCGTCGGAGTTCACCAATTTGTAAAAGTTGCTGATTATGCTATGTTAGCAGGACTCACAAAGGTAGTTAAAGATGTTCCACCGTATGCAACCGTTGATGGTCACCCAGCCCTCGTTGTCAGTTTGAATGTTGTTGGAATGAAACGTGCTGGAATTTCCGCTGACGTTCGTTTGGCGATCAAAAGAGTATACAAAATCATATACCATAGTGGTCTTAATACAAAACAAGCATTAGTTGAACTCAAAAAAGACCCAAATCCTGCTCCTGAAGTACAAAAAATCATTCAATTTTTTGAATCAAGCAAACGAGGTGTTGTGGACCACAGATTTGTATCTGGTGGATCAGACGAAGAATGA
- a CDS encoding Hpt domain-containing protein, whose product MNDPEDQAWLKEMINSLLENMATRVENLERLMQTKDPKDLQSELHQIKGVAANFGLAALSEVVIKAESLAKAGEIDSSITEGKKIASVWDSTKQELEKKFST is encoded by the coding sequence ATGAATGATCCTGAGGATCAGGCATGGCTTAAGGAAATGATCAACTCGCTTTTAGAAAACATGGCGACTCGAGTGGAAAATTTGGAGCGTTTGATGCAAACAAAGGATCCAAAAGACCTACAATCGGAGCTCCACCAAATCAAAGGTGTGGCCGCCAATTTTGGTTTGGCAGCACTTTCTGAAGTTGTCATCAAAGCGGAATCATTGGCAAAAGCTGGCGAAATCGATTCTTCAATCACGGAAGGGAAAAAAATTGCTAGTGTCTGGGATTCCACCAAACAAGAACTAGAAAAAAAATTCTCTACTTAG
- a CDS encoding acetyl-CoA C-acetyltransferase, with protein MEQVYILGGLRSAFGSFGGTLKDMSAVDLGVEVSKAALQKTGIDPSLIEESIFGNVIPTGKDGIYLARHIGLKSGVPIASPALTLNRLCGSGMEAVIQAAKKIMLGEAHTVLAGGVESMSNAPYVVRNARFGVRYGNSEFEDSLAQGLTDIYVELPMGMTAENLSEQYKISREEQDAWAATSQERAEDATNKGILKEEIHPITIGGKTPIVFEKDEFIKGKAGGAKLATLKPAFKKDGTVTAGNASGINDGASALIVASASQAKKLGKEPLAIVKSWGHAGCDPAKMGIGPAIAIPAALQKAGLSLKDIGLVEVNEAFAAQYLAVQKELGLDPKITNVNGGAVAIGHPLGASGNRVTLTLALEMQRRGVKYGVASLCIGGGQGIAIVLENPKA; from the coding sequence ATGGAACAAGTTTACATATTGGGCGGACTTAGATCCGCATTCGGTAGTTTTGGCGGAACACTCAAAGACATGAGTGCCGTAGACCTTGGGGTCGAAGTATCAAAAGCAGCACTCCAAAAAACTGGAATTGATCCTTCTTTAATTGAAGAAAGTATTTTTGGAAATGTTATCCCAACAGGAAAAGATGGAATTTATTTAGCCCGTCACATTGGGCTTAAATCAGGAGTTCCCATTGCAAGTCCTGCATTAACACTTAATAGACTTTGTGGTTCAGGAATGGAAGCGGTGATCCAAGCTGCCAAAAAAATTATGTTAGGTGAAGCACATACCGTTCTTGCAGGTGGAGTAGAATCTATGAGTAATGCACCTTACGTCGTACGTAACGCAAGATTTGGAGTGAGATACGGTAACTCAGAATTTGAAGATTCTCTTGCACAAGGTTTAACAGACATTTATGTAGAACTTCCTATGGGAATGACTGCAGAAAACCTTTCTGAACAATACAAAATTTCCAGAGAAGAACAAGACGCGTGGGCAGCGACTTCACAAGAAAGAGCAGAAGATGCAACTAACAAAGGTATTTTAAAAGAAGAGATCCACCCGATTACGATTGGTGGTAAAACTCCAATTGTATTTGAAAAAGATGAATTCATCAAAGGAAAAGCGGGTGGAGCAAAACTTGCCACTTTAAAACCAGCTTTCAAAAAAGATGGAACAGTTACTGCTGGAAATGCATCAGGGATCAATGATGGTGCTTCTGCACTCATCGTTGCTTCTGCATCCCAAGCAAAAAAACTGGGAAAAGAACCACTAGCTATTGTAAAATCTTGGGGTCATGCTGGTTGTGATCCTGCCAAGATGGGAATTGGTCCTGCGATTGCGATCCCTGCCGCTTTACAAAAAGCAGGCCTTAGTTTGAAAGACATTGGTCTTGTGGAAGTGAACGAAGCGTTCGCAGCACAGTACTTAGCGGTTCAAAAAGAACTAGGTCTTGATCCAAAGATCACAAATGTCAATGGTGGTGCTGTTGCGATTGGACATCCACTCGGAGCTTCTGGTAACCGTGTTACATTGACTTTGGCACTTGAGATGCAGAGACGTGGAGTGAAGTATGGTGTTGCTTCCCTTTGTATCGGTGGAGGACAAGGAATCGCGATTGTTCTAGAAAACCCAAAAGCATAG
- a CDS encoding transferase — translation MYLLLPGRHHLLTRYQKEYLLQLVKNGLSEALDVFGNRLLVSKHPTAIIFAVTSANHNNTRRNPLSLYQRAMMIQDFSRELSIPSFVIPIDDIGQSPNFASYILKKIEVETELKLKLTKDNTIVLCSTPVANLYLELGFKVLPVEKVPGPKLAFYAKLPWEELESIVSKRNKSLQNSQQSNSEFQIGQTNKIQPNQTNDDFKNLDPACLRLWKDYGLFEKVDMLFSDTLIGDDGDLTESRDYNTYVREMDEIAELKFQETKPFVQPGRIGDIGCAVGSWIKLVCQDPKYFESDFYGVEIARHLYQICEQRKDNGEFVNPNVFFLRKNAVSGLVYQPLSMNTIHTSSLTHEIESYGGRSQLLAFLKNRYEELVMGGVWINRDVVGPKDKEREVFVWMEEESGTNQGLGPESFPSLKEFLDSLSTKDRFFQFKHDFRKEEGYVLRTSPVSVDGIEYHRMKLKDICEYISKKDYTDNWESEMHESFCFWSLDDWKQYLESIGFKISNFSMDYRNEWLIKNRYEGKIKLFISNKSNPTKFSDFIPYDFPVTHMLMLAEK, via the coding sequence ATGTACTTACTACTTCCGGGGCGTCACCATCTCCTCACCAGGTACCAAAAAGAGTATTTACTCCAATTGGTAAAAAATGGACTCTCGGAAGCCTTGGATGTGTTTGGAAATCGATTATTGGTTTCCAAACACCCAACTGCCATCATCTTTGCTGTTACATCAGCCAATCATAACAACACAAGACGTAATCCACTTTCCCTTTACCAAAGGGCAATGATGATTCAGGATTTTTCTAGGGAACTTTCCATTCCTAGTTTTGTGATCCCCATCGATGATATTGGCCAGTCACCTAACTTTGCTTCGTATATTTTGAAAAAAATAGAAGTGGAAACAGAACTTAAACTGAAGTTAACAAAGGATAATACAATTGTTCTTTGTTCTACACCTGTTGCAAATTTGTATTTGGAACTTGGATTCAAAGTCCTTCCTGTGGAAAAAGTTCCGGGACCCAAACTTGCTTTTTATGCAAAACTCCCTTGGGAGGAGTTGGAAAGTATTGTTTCCAAACGAAACAAGTCATTACAAAATTCACAGCAATCCAACTCCGAATTCCAAATAGGACAAACAAACAAAATTCAACCAAACCAAACAAATGACGATTTTAAAAATTTAGACCCAGCTTGCCTTAGGTTATGGAAAGACTATGGACTTTTTGAAAAAGTGGATATGTTATTTTCTGACACTCTCATTGGTGATGATGGGGACCTAACAGAATCAAGAGATTATAATACCTATGTCCGTGAGATGGATGAAATCGCCGAACTCAAATTCCAAGAGACAAAACCATTCGTACAACCTGGTCGAATCGGAGACATTGGTTGTGCCGTTGGTTCATGGATCAAACTTGTTTGCCAGGATCCGAAGTATTTTGAATCGGATTTTTATGGAGTAGAAATCGCACGCCATCTTTATCAAATTTGTGAACAAAGAAAAGACAATGGTGAATTTGTGAATCCTAATGTCTTTTTTTTACGTAAGAATGCAGTGAGTGGACTTGTATACCAGCCATTGAGTATGAATACAATTCATACCTCTTCTCTGACCCATGAAATCGAGTCTTATGGAGGTCGCTCTCAACTTTTGGCCTTCCTCAAAAATCGGTATGAGGAACTTGTGATGGGAGGGGTTTGGATCAACCGAGATGTAGTGGGACCAAAAGACAAGGAAAGAGAAGTATTTGTTTGGATGGAAGAGGAATCAGGAACAAACCAAGGATTAGGACCTGAGAGTTTTCCTAGTTTGAAAGAATTCTTAGATTCTTTATCCACCAAAGATCGTTTTTTCCAATTCAAACATGACTTTCGTAAAGAAGAAGGTTATGTACTCAGGACTAGCCCCGTTTCCGTCGATGGTATAGAATACCACCGTATGAAACTCAAAGATATCTGTGAATATATCTCCAAAAAAGATTACACTGACAACTGGGAAAGTGAAATGCACGAATCTTTTTGTTTTTGGAGTTTAGATGATTGGAAACAATATTTAGAATCCATTGGATTCAAAATTTCCAATTTTTCCATGGATTATAGAAATGAGTGGCTCATAAAAAATCGATATGAGGGAAAGATTAAACTTTTTATTTCAAACAAATCAAACCCAACAAAATTTTCTGATTTTATACCTTATGATTTCCCAGTAACACATATGCTGATGTTAGCGGAAAAATAA
- a CDS encoding peptidase domain-containing ABC transporter translates to MLSEVRRNLDKIRSVFKSNYLLAELDDSERESLIPYIEVKFVRIGQILIKANQMPENIHFVLTGKFGMKQNKEDLHLGRYAFVEEGESIGERITLTKTPSKHDYYALEPSIVLLLPTSRFLKLVDKHPEIAEKAKHREEEQEKFHYVRKLSFFDELSPEEIKSILKSIQLIKVPQGEFIFVEGEEGESAYIVRSGKIQIRTENPRKIISIMKSGDILGEIAIFKQQKRLASAITAEDSELYQIPGNVFRKVIGAEKGNKLEEIVQSRLLRYSTYKSKEKEENSIRPFISKRFEFKKPTKSILIEQVTTDQMSLVGLVSSELALRVFDKPLPSNWKIRIKNELNRNSIPGIFELAIELEKLGFLTKQLQISFQELPTLENPVFITDEENIPCLLYLVDLELDAVLISHPIRGVYEISISQFLKLWDGVILQFSLAPNSLSQEVSLISFFKELRMLFSPKQKEIRWVMVATFFSAILSLSLPYLIREIVDHVLVFSDRNFLFTIVFGVILSVSFQTMFSLFRNLISIGLMQNLEYNYFVRFFQHILNLTLPEFRRFETGDFTQRLKENQRILEITQRSGLFLILDLITLPIYLIILFRLDGGLSFVGLFFLIIYAIVVVRSSTKIKKLQKHSFESKKKTTSFFLSLFSGIQLIKASSIESRYLAKGLNEIARTILTNLRVGKRVHILELISKFFEQIGFIAVVSFGVSKVLNETLTLGSFLGFLILYSLLMEPIVRLCHLYEDLSELRESRMRLTEIYSLPGEIVSLRPFGELPRLTGKIKLDNISFRYSEGSPEILKDINLEIEAGEKIAIVGRSGCGKSTLMRILMGTLTPSKGKVFVDSFDLSTLDPEEVRIQFGAVEQHPILFSGTITENLSKKNPSLPMESILAGAKLASVDQFVERFPMQYETKIGESGVGLSGGQKQRLAIARALVTNPSILFLDEPTSALDSETEAHIQSQWETVFLDRTVIQISHRLHSTVSADKIIVLEEGRIVEMGTHAELIQTKGYYYHLFPTLTEEESHV, encoded by the coding sequence ATGTTATCGGAAGTTAGGCGTAATCTCGACAAAATCCGCTCTGTTTTTAAATCCAATTATTTATTAGCTGAGTTAGATGATTCAGAAAGAGAATCACTCATACCATATATAGAAGTGAAATTTGTTCGTATTGGACAAATTTTAATCAAAGCAAACCAAATGCCAGAGAACATTCATTTTGTACTCACGGGCAAATTTGGAATGAAACAAAACAAAGAAGACCTTCACTTGGGTAGGTATGCCTTTGTAGAGGAAGGAGAATCTATTGGCGAAAGGATCACATTAACCAAAACTCCTTCAAAACATGATTATTATGCATTAGAACCTTCTATTGTTTTGTTATTACCTACATCTCGTTTTTTAAAGTTAGTTGATAAACATCCAGAAATTGCAGAAAAAGCAAAACATCGCGAAGAGGAACAGGAAAAATTCCATTACGTCCGTAAATTAAGTTTTTTTGATGAATTATCACCAGAAGAAATCAAATCGATATTAAAATCGATTCAACTCATCAAAGTTCCTCAAGGTGAATTCATTTTTGTTGAAGGTGAAGAAGGAGAATCGGCTTATATTGTTCGTTCTGGTAAAATCCAGATTCGAACGGAGAATCCAAGAAAAATTATTTCGATCATGAAGTCAGGAGACATCCTCGGCGAAATTGCAATTTTCAAACAACAAAAACGTTTAGCTAGCGCAATCACAGCGGAAGATTCCGAGCTTTATCAAATTCCTGGAAATGTATTTAGAAAAGTAATAGGAGCAGAAAAAGGAAACAAACTTGAAGAGATTGTTCAATCTCGGCTTTTACGATATTCAACTTATAAATCAAAAGAAAAAGAAGAAAATTCAATTCGCCCTTTTATTTCAAAACGTTTTGAATTCAAAAAACCAACAAAATCGATACTCATAGAACAAGTCACAACAGATCAAATGAGTCTTGTTGGACTAGTGAGTTCTGAACTTGCTTTACGTGTATTTGACAAACCACTTCCTTCCAATTGGAAAATAAGAATTAAAAATGAACTGAATCGGAATAGTATTCCAGGTATATTTGAACTTGCGATCGAATTAGAGAAACTTGGTTTTTTGACTAAACAACTCCAAATATCATTTCAAGAATTGCCAACATTAGAAAATCCAGTCTTCATTACGGATGAGGAAAACATTCCTTGTTTATTGTATTTGGTTGATTTAGAATTGGATGCTGTTTTGATTTCTCATCCGATCAGAGGTGTTTATGAAATATCTATTTCTCAATTTTTGAAATTGTGGGATGGAGTGATCTTACAATTTTCTTTAGCACCGAATAGTTTATCTCAAGAAGTTAGTTTAATTAGTTTTTTTAAAGAACTAAGGATGTTGTTTAGTCCCAAACAAAAAGAAATTCGTTGGGTGATGGTTGCAACATTTTTCTCTGCTATCCTTTCATTGTCCTTACCTTACTTAATACGTGAGATCGTAGACCATGTTTTGGTTTTTTCTGATCGAAATTTTTTGTTTACTATAGTATTCGGAGTTATCCTTTCTGTGTCATTCCAAACGATGTTTTCTCTCTTTCGAAATTTGATTTCGATTGGTCTTATGCAAAACTTGGAATACAATTATTTCGTCAGATTTTTCCAACACATTCTAAACTTAACATTACCAGAGTTTCGCAGATTTGAAACTGGAGATTTTACGCAAAGGTTGAAGGAAAACCAAAGAATATTAGAAATCACACAACGATCTGGATTGTTTTTAATTTTAGATCTGATCACATTGCCGATTTATCTAATCATATTATTTCGGTTAGATGGAGGATTGTCATTTGTTGGATTATTTTTCTTAATTATTTATGCGATTGTTGTGGTTCGATCCAGTACCAAAATTAAAAAATTACAAAAACATAGTTTTGAATCCAAAAAAAAGACAACATCCTTTTTTCTCTCGTTATTTTCCGGAATACAATTGATTAAAGCTTCCTCCATAGAAAGTCGATATCTCGCGAAAGGATTGAATGAAATTGCAAGGACAATCTTAACAAACTTACGTGTTGGAAAAAGAGTTCATATATTAGAGTTAATCAGTAAGTTTTTTGAACAAATAGGTTTTATAGCGGTTGTTAGTTTTGGAGTTAGTAAGGTATTAAACGAAACACTGACATTGGGTAGTTTTTTAGGTTTTTTAATTTTATACTCGCTGCTTATGGAGCCAATCGTTCGATTGTGCCACTTGTATGAAGATTTGAGTGAACTCAGAGAATCTCGTATGAGACTTACAGAAATATATTCTTTACCAGGTGAAATAGTTAGTTTACGGCCGTTTGGTGAACTTCCTAGGCTTACTGGAAAAATTAAATTAGATAATATTAGTTTTCGTTATTCGGAAGGTTCCCCTGAAATTTTAAAAGATATTAATTTAGAAATTGAAGCAGGTGAAAAAATCGCCATTGTTGGGCGTAGTGGATGTGGAAAATCGACACTCATGCGAATTCTTATGGGAACTCTTACTCCTTCTAAAGGAAAAGTTTTTGTGGATTCTTTTGACCTATCAACACTTGATCCTGAAGAAGTAAGAATTCAATTTGGGGCAGTAGAACAACATCCCATTTTATTTTCTGGAACAATCACTGAAAACTTATCTAAAAAAAATCCATCTCTTCCCATGGAATCAATATTAGCCGGTGCTAAATTGGCATCAGTAGATCAATTTGTGGAACGTTTTCCGATGCAATATGAAACGAAAATTGGTGAATCTGGAGTTGGATTGTCTGGTGGTCAAAAACAAAGACTCGCAATCGCAAGAGCACTCGTCACAAACCCTAGTATTTTATTTTTAGATGAACCTACATCTGCATTAGATTCGGAAACGGAAGCTCATATACAATCACAGTGGGAAACTGTATTTTTGGATCGAACTGTCATTCAAATTTCACACAGATTACACAGTACAGTAAGCGCTGATAAAATCATCGTTTTAGAAGAAGGACGAATTGTTGAAATGGGAACACATGCTGAACTCATCCAAACAAAAGGTTATTACTATCATTTGTTTCCTACCTTAACCGAAGAGGAAAGTCATGTTTAA
- a CDS encoding HlyD family efflux transporter periplasmic adaptor subunit — MFKKFKNIRETDSNWESRHSASYYDELLKHPAPNWEKKGIYLIAFFFFCFVLFLVIGRVDVVVQANGMIRPKGNYHVVEALETGTLTNLYVKSGDFLKKGDPIMELEFSEQQIELSKDTNNLEYEEKKLQRLIRNKREAEKILKNLSYNLENNSGSSLSGGVLSKFVSLKKAYMDFQNGVGAKFIYDQSLLEFNEEFGNLKDEIQREENIIASLRGDTKLKKERVANAVIRMPFSGVIGELAVNNVGQNIIRGQTVASLMEKGQPLEAIVEVNNKDIGAVKIGLSAVIKVKAFHQNDFGVVEGTVSQIIPNTKDKDSFSVILILGTQDLNQDGKQFQLFPGLKVIADIVIDRKNIYQILFRYADPRN; from the coding sequence ATGTTTAAAAAATTTAAAAACATAAGAGAAACCGATTCGAACTGGGAATCAAGACATTCAGCATCATATTATGATGAACTACTCAAACATCCTGCACCTAATTGGGAGAAGAAGGGTATTTATCTAATCGCATTTTTTTTCTTCTGTTTTGTTTTGTTTTTGGTGATTGGTCGTGTAGATGTTGTTGTCCAAGCAAATGGAATGATACGTCCCAAAGGAAATTACCATGTTGTTGAAGCATTAGAAACTGGCACATTAACAAACTTATATGTTAAATCTGGTGATTTTTTGAAAAAAGGAGATCCTATTATGGAATTGGAATTCTCCGAACAACAAATTGAATTATCAAAAGATACAAACAACTTAGAGTATGAGGAAAAAAAATTACAAAGACTCATTCGAAATAAAAGAGAAGCAGAGAAAATTTTAAAAAATCTTTCCTATAACTTGGAAAACAATTCAGGTTCCTCTTTATCGGGAGGAGTATTAAGTAAGTTTGTTAGTTTGAAAAAAGCTTATATGGATTTTCAAAATGGTGTGGGAGCTAAATTCATATATGATCAAAGTTTATTAGAATTTAATGAAGAGTTTGGAAATCTTAAAGATGAAATCCAACGAGAAGAGAACATTATTGCAAGTTTACGTGGTGATACAAAATTAAAAAAGGAACGCGTTGCCAATGCTGTGATTCGAATGCCATTTTCTGGAGTCATTGGAGAATTGGCAGTGAATAACGTCGGCCAAAATATCATCCGAGGGCAAACAGTTGCATCTCTAATGGAAAAAGGGCAACCATTAGAAGCGATTGTTGAAGTGAATAATAAAGACATTGGAGCTGTGAAAATTGGATTATCCGCTGTCATAAAAGTAAAGGCATTTCATCAAAATGATTTTGGTGTTGTAGAAGGAACTGTTTCTCAAATCATACCGAATACAAAAGATAAGGATTCATTTTCTGTTATTCTAATCTTGGGTACACAAGATCTTAATCAAGATGGAAAACAATTCCAACTTTTTCCCGGATTAAAAGTAATCGCGGATATTGTCATCGATAGGAAGAATATTTACCAAATTTTATTCAGATATGCTGATCCAAGGAATTAG